A genomic region of Anaeromyxobacter sp. contains the following coding sequences:
- a CDS encoding flagellar biosynthetic protein FliR, giving the protein MEASLATVWGFGLLLFRTTGLCLTAPLLGARIVPARVRLSLSLVLTYAVYTGAGAPAVPVPSSVLGLAAPAALEVITGLLGGLSARWMLDAALAAGHLAGLSAGLGFSALIDPATGAESTGLSQLLFAGAQAVALSLGIHREAVAWLARAALAWPPGAEHELGAMASQVVGHAVLAIALAVRLAFPVMAAVLLGHATMGVMNRMAPTLGLSNVGFSIALLAGGAGVYLSAPTVAELAARAAVAAFQG; this is encoded by the coding sequence GTGGAGGCCTCCCTCGCCACCGTCTGGGGCTTCGGCCTCCTGCTCTTCCGGACCACGGGGCTGTGCCTGACCGCCCCGCTGCTGGGCGCGCGCATCGTGCCCGCCCGGGTCCGCCTCTCCCTCTCGCTGGTGCTGACCTACGCCGTCTACACCGGGGCCGGCGCGCCGGCCGTGCCGGTGCCCTCCTCGGTGCTCGGCCTGGCCGCCCCGGCCGCGCTGGAGGTGATCACCGGCCTGCTGGGCGGGCTGTCGGCGCGCTGGATGCTCGACGCCGCCCTGGCGGCCGGGCACCTGGCCGGGCTCTCGGCCGGCCTGGGGTTCTCGGCCCTCATCGATCCCGCCACCGGCGCCGAGTCCACCGGCCTGTCGCAGCTGCTCTTCGCCGGCGCCCAGGCCGTGGCCCTCTCCCTCGGCATCCACCGGGAGGCGGTGGCCTGGCTGGCCCGGGCCGCCCTGGCCTGGCCGCCCGGCGCCGAGCACGAGCTGGGGGCCATGGCGTCGCAGGTGGTGGGCCACGCCGTGCTGGCCATCGCCCTGGCGGTCCGGCTGGCCTTCCCGGTGATGGCGGCGGTGCTGCTGGGCCACGCCACCATGGGCGTGATGAACCGCATGGCCCCCACGCTGGGCCTGTCCAACGTGGGCTTCTCCATCGCCCTGCTGGCCGGCGGGGCCGGCGTCTACCTGTCCGCCCCCACCGTGGCCGAGCTGGCGGCCCGCGCGGCGGTGGCCGCCTTCCAGGGGTGA
- a CDS encoding EscU/YscU/HrcU family type III secretion system export apparatus switch protein yields the protein MADEEADQEEKTEAPSGKRMGQAQERGDLPMGRDVAPVAGLLAATVAMVVLGPALRGSLSSLFSGVTATVDRTPFGDLPALMAQPIGLTLAVCAAAAAGAALATLAQTKGGFWSEKIEPDFTRLWQGVHLFKLFTKDFLVDLGIALVKVVAIGLAAWLASRADFLALPAMLGASPAEALGFMFGMLATAAKPVLLVVAAIAGIDVAVVHFRFMKKMKMTKEEAKREYKEDEGDPLARGKRKKRHREIVASAVRREVPRADALLVNPTHVAIALRYRKDEGRAPRVIAKGKGLLAEHMRALAREHGIPIVEDIPLARLLYRKVKTGREIPAATYKAVATILAFVYRVTGRSPGAGQAPARLAPGGAARA from the coding sequence GTGGCCGACGAGGAAGCGGACCAGGAAGAGAAGACAGAGGCACCCAGCGGCAAGCGCATGGGGCAGGCGCAGGAGCGCGGCGACCTGCCCATGGGCCGCGACGTGGCCCCGGTGGCCGGCCTGCTGGCCGCCACGGTGGCCATGGTGGTGCTGGGGCCGGCCCTGCGCGGCTCGCTCTCCTCCCTCTTCTCCGGCGTGACCGCCACGGTGGACCGCACCCCCTTCGGCGACCTGCCGGCCCTGATGGCCCAGCCCATCGGGCTGACCCTGGCGGTGTGCGCCGCCGCCGCCGCCGGCGCCGCCCTGGCCACCCTGGCGCAGACCAAGGGCGGGTTCTGGAGCGAGAAGATCGAGCCGGACTTCACACGCCTGTGGCAGGGGGTGCACCTCTTCAAGCTCTTCACCAAGGACTTCCTGGTCGACCTCGGCATCGCCCTCGTCAAGGTCGTGGCGATCGGCCTGGCGGCCTGGCTGGCGTCGCGCGCCGACTTCCTGGCGCTGCCGGCCATGCTGGGGGCCTCCCCGGCCGAGGCGCTGGGCTTCATGTTCGGAATGCTGGCCACGGCCGCCAAGCCGGTGCTGCTGGTGGTGGCGGCCATCGCCGGCATCGACGTTGCAGTGGTGCACTTCCGGTTCATGAAGAAGATGAAGATGACCAAGGAAGAGGCCAAGCGCGAGTACAAGGAGGACGAGGGCGACCCCCTGGCCCGCGGCAAGCGCAAGAAGCGCCACCGCGAGATCGTGGCCTCGGCGGTGCGCCGCGAGGTCCCCCGCGCCGACGCCCTGCTGGTCAACCCCACCCACGTGGCCATCGCCCTGCGCTACCGCAAGGACGAGGGGCGCGCCCCCCGGGTCATCGCCAAGGGCAAGGGGCTGCTGGCCGAGCACATGCGGGCCCTGGCCCGCGAGCACGGCATCCCCATCGTCGAGGACATCCCGCTGGCCCGCCTCCTCTACCGCAAGGTGAAGACCGGGCGGGAGATCCCGGCCGCCACCTACAAGGCGGTGGCCACCATCCTGGCCTTCGTCTACCGCGTCACCGGCCGCTCGCCGGGCGCCGGGCAGGCCCCCGCCCGCCTCGCGCCTGGCGGCGCGGCGCGCGCCTGA
- the flhA gene encoding flagellar biosynthesis protein FlhA translates to MADPTLTPPGGRAETLIAVAVLGIVAILIVPIPAVALDVLLALSVGISVVMLLVALGLTKAVEFSVFPSLLLIITLFRLALNVATTRLILLHGGEGPGAAGHMIETFGRFAVGGSLVVGLVIFLILLIVNFTVITKGSNRVSEVAARFTLDAMPGKQMAIDADLASGVIDDREAMRRRKGLEAESEFFGAMDGASKFVRGDAVAGLAITAVNIVGGLAAGLLRDRVPLATAIENYTLLTVGDGLVTQMPALLVSTAAGIVVTRAAGTNLGTQLGAQIFGNARVLQTSAGVLLALGLLPGMPLPAFGSVGLLLFTLGRRAQGAARAAAAGPRPKVEDAKAPGDRVQDLLALDALELEVGYGLLPLIDLEKGAELPGRVTALRRQIASDLGIVLPSVHLRDNLRLDANDYRVMLRGLEIGRGVAHADRLMALDPGGGEPGIDGLRGVDPAFGLPAIWVVQTDRTRAEGMGLTLVDPPSVITTHLSELLRKNASDLVGRQEVQELLAVVSREAPKLVEDVVPGSITLGEVVRVVRGLLREGLSVRDLRTILEAVADAAPRSKDTGFLVEAARRRLTRQITSRAAGQDGVVRALTLDRSTEEVLRATLGAADGEAALAPDVETARRLVGALESHATRLATAGNPVVLLAPPDLRRPLFDFGSRFVPDLLVVSARELTPGTTVEPAGLVAAHAMLGAA, encoded by the coding sequence ATGGCCGACCCCACCCTCACCCCCCCTGGCGGCCGCGCCGAGACCCTCATCGCCGTGGCGGTGCTGGGGATCGTCGCCATCCTCATCGTCCCCATCCCGGCGGTGGCGCTGGACGTGCTGCTGGCCCTCTCGGTCGGCATCTCGGTGGTCATGCTGCTGGTGGCCCTGGGCCTCACCAAGGCGGTGGAGTTCTCGGTCTTCCCCTCCCTGCTCCTCATCATCACCCTCTTCCGCCTGGCCCTGAACGTGGCCACCACCCGCCTCATCCTGCTGCACGGCGGCGAGGGCCCCGGCGCGGCCGGCCACATGATCGAGACCTTCGGCCGCTTCGCGGTCGGCGGCAGCCTGGTGGTGGGCCTGGTCATCTTCCTCATCCTCCTGATCGTGAACTTCACGGTCATCACCAAGGGCTCCAACCGCGTCTCGGAGGTGGCGGCCCGCTTCACCCTCGACGCCATGCCCGGCAAGCAGATGGCCATCGACGCCGACCTGGCGTCGGGCGTCATCGACGACCGCGAGGCCATGCGGCGGCGCAAGGGGCTGGAGGCCGAGTCGGAGTTCTTCGGCGCCATGGACGGCGCCTCCAAGTTCGTGCGCGGCGACGCGGTGGCCGGCCTGGCCATCACCGCCGTCAACATCGTGGGCGGCCTGGCGGCCGGCCTGCTGCGCGATCGGGTGCCGCTGGCCACCGCCATCGAGAACTACACCCTGCTCACCGTGGGCGACGGCCTGGTGACCCAGATGCCGGCCCTGCTGGTCTCCACCGCCGCCGGCATCGTGGTGACCCGCGCCGCCGGGACCAACCTGGGCACCCAGCTGGGCGCCCAGATCTTCGGCAACGCCCGGGTGCTCCAGACCTCGGCGGGCGTGCTGCTGGCCCTCGGGCTGCTGCCCGGCATGCCGCTGCCGGCCTTCGGCTCGGTGGGCCTGCTGCTCTTCACGCTGGGCCGCCGCGCCCAGGGCGCCGCCCGGGCCGCCGCGGCCGGGCCCCGCCCCAAGGTGGAGGACGCCAAGGCGCCGGGCGACCGGGTGCAGGACCTGCTGGCCCTCGACGCCCTGGAGCTGGAGGTGGGCTACGGCCTCCTGCCGCTCATCGACCTGGAGAAGGGGGCCGAGCTGCCCGGCCGGGTCACCGCCCTGCGCCGCCAGATCGCCAGCGATCTCGGCATCGTGCTCCCCTCGGTCCACCTGCGCGACAACCTGCGACTCGACGCCAACGACTACCGGGTCATGCTGCGCGGCCTGGAGATCGGCCGCGGCGTGGCCCACGCCGACCGGCTCATGGCGCTCGACCCGGGCGGCGGCGAGCCCGGCATCGACGGGCTGCGCGGCGTGGACCCGGCCTTCGGCCTGCCCGCCATCTGGGTGGTGCAAACCGACCGGACCCGCGCCGAGGGGATGGGGCTCACCCTGGTGGACCCGCCCTCGGTCATCACCACCCACCTCTCCGAGCTGCTGCGCAAGAACGCCTCGGACCTGGTGGGCCGGCAGGAGGTGCAGGAGCTGCTGGCGGTGGTGTCGCGCGAGGCGCCCAAGCTGGTGGAGGACGTGGTGCCGGGCTCGATCACCCTGGGCGAGGTGGTGCGGGTGGTGCGCGGCCTGCTGCGCGAGGGGCTCTCGGTCCGCGACCTGCGCACCATCCTGGAGGCCGTGGCCGACGCCGCGCCCCGCTCCAAGGACACCGGCTTCCTGGTCGAGGCGGCGCGCCGCCGCCTGACCCGCCAGATCACCTCCCGGGCCGCCGGCCAGGACGGGGTGGTGCGGGCCCTGACGCTGGACCGCTCCACCGAGGAGGTGCTGCGGGCCACCCTGGGGGCCGCCGACGGGGAGGCCGCCCTGGCCCCCGACGTGGAGACGGCCCGGCGGCTGGTGGGGGCGCTCGAGTCCCACGCCACCCGCCTGGCCACCGCCGGCAACCCGGTGGTGCTGCTGGCCCCGCCCGACCTGCGCCGCCCGCTCTTCGACTTCGGCAGCCGCTTCGTCCCCGACCTGCTGGTGGTCTCGGCCCGGGAGCTGACCCCGGGGACCACCGTCGAGCCGGCCGGCCTGGTGGCCGCCCACGCCATGCTGGGGGCCGCCTAG
- the flhF gene encoding flagellar biosynthesis protein FlhF, with protein MTPTVRTFRAPDTNAALAAVKAALGSEAVILSTRSVDAGMFRRAEVEITAALGQAEEDLPRPRPRPRSAAAAVAAHALAAGQPAPRAAAPLPAPRPPPVRPEDDPVSDELRSLRRSVEEARKALATVTREARAGRDLQLPPAAAEIHARLTGRGVEPALAEGLVRSALASTGPDAQAILAAVRDLLGERLVPCRAPWLHESRHVIAVVGPTGVGKTTTLAKMAARAILEAKKRVAFVTLDTYRIGATEQLARYGEIMGAPVLVARDRGELARAMERVADVDLVLVDTAGRSTPEDVARQAALVRTIPRVQLHLVVSAATGASELAAVADRYRALQPDRLVVSKVDEAAGPGGILSASVRICRPISCVADGQRVPEDLHALTGSQLVDLVAGPDDAA; from the coding sequence ATGACGCCCACCGTCCGAACCTTCAGAGCCCCCGACACCAACGCCGCCCTCGCCGCCGTCAAGGCCGCGCTGGGCTCCGAGGCCGTCATCCTGTCCACCCGCTCCGTCGACGCCGGCATGTTCCGCCGCGCCGAGGTGGAGATCACCGCCGCCCTGGGGCAGGCGGAGGAGGACCTGCCCAGGCCCCGGCCGCGCCCCCGCAGCGCCGCCGCCGCGGTGGCGGCGCACGCCCTGGCCGCCGGCCAGCCGGCCCCGCGCGCCGCCGCCCCCCTGCCCGCGCCCCGCCCCCCGCCGGTGCGCCCCGAGGACGACCCGGTCTCCGACGAGCTCCGCTCGCTGCGCCGCAGCGTGGAGGAGGCCCGCAAGGCCCTGGCCACGGTGACCCGCGAGGCCCGCGCCGGCCGCGACCTGCAGCTGCCCCCGGCCGCCGCCGAGATCCACGCCCGGCTGACCGGCCGCGGGGTGGAGCCGGCCCTGGCCGAGGGGCTGGTCCGCTCGGCGCTGGCCAGCACCGGCCCGGACGCCCAGGCCATCCTGGCCGCGGTGCGCGACCTGCTGGGCGAGCGGCTGGTCCCCTGCCGCGCCCCCTGGCTTCACGAGAGCCGCCACGTCATCGCGGTGGTCGGCCCCACCGGGGTGGGGAAGACCACCACCCTCGCCAAGATGGCGGCGCGGGCCATCCTGGAGGCCAAGAAGCGCGTCGCCTTCGTGACGCTCGACACCTACCGCATCGGGGCCACCGAGCAGCTGGCCCGCTACGGGGAGATCATGGGGGCGCCGGTGCTGGTGGCCCGCGACCGCGGCGAGCTGGCCCGGGCCATGGAGCGGGTGGCCGACGTCGACCTGGTCCTGGTGGACACCGCCGGCCGCTCCACCCCGGAGGACGTGGCCCGCCAGGCCGCCCTGGTCCGGACCATCCCCCGGGTCCAGCTGCACCTCGTGGTGAGCGCCGCCACCGGCGCCAGCGAGCTGGCGGCGGTGGCCGACCGCTACCGCGCCCTCCAGCCGGATCGGCTGGTCGTGTCGAAAGTCGACGAAGCCGCCGGTCCAGGCGGTATCCTCTCGGCGTCGGTCCGGATCTGCCGTCCCATCAGCTGCGTGGCGGACGGGCAGCGGGTCCCGGAGGACCTGCACGCGCTCACCGGCTCCCAGCTGGTGGACCTGGTGGCAGGACCCGACGACGCCGCGTAG
- a CDS encoding MinD/ParA family protein: protein MVDQAASLRDLVGQPRAPRPPLRVIAVTSGKGGVGKTHVSANLAVLCAKAGRRVLLIDADLGLANADIVLGICPTRHLGHLLDGSATATEVLTEGPHGVRVLGASSGVQELTQLTDEQKLRLVSAFEEAESQFDLVLLDCGAGIGDNVLFFAGAAQEALLVVSPEPTSLSDAYATVKVLSQQAGVASFAVVANQAADFQGRDVFRRLTQVTERFLPAKLTYLGHVPRDENLQRAVQVQQPVVDLYPRSPASRALQVLADALLASPAPAALQGGVKLFWQQLLEERAPGA, encoded by the coding sequence ATGGTGGACCAGGCAGCCAGCCTCCGCGACCTCGTGGGACAGCCGCGGGCGCCGCGCCCGCCGCTGCGGGTGATCGCCGTCACCAGCGGCAAGGGCGGCGTGGGCAAGACCCACGTCTCCGCCAACCTGGCGGTGCTGTGCGCCAAGGCCGGGCGGCGGGTGCTGCTCATCGACGCCGACCTGGGGCTGGCCAACGCCGACATCGTGCTGGGCATCTGCCCCACCCGCCACCTGGGCCACCTGCTGGACGGCAGCGCCACCGCCACCGAGGTGCTCACCGAGGGCCCCCACGGCGTGCGGGTGCTGGGCGCCTCCTCCGGCGTGCAGGAGCTCACCCAGCTCACCGACGAGCAGAAGCTGCGGCTGGTGTCGGCCTTCGAGGAGGCCGAGTCCCAGTTCGACCTGGTGCTGCTCGACTGCGGCGCCGGCATCGGGGACAACGTGCTCTTCTTCGCCGGCGCGGCCCAGGAGGCCCTGCTGGTGGTCTCGCCCGAGCCCACCTCGCTGTCCGACGCCTACGCCACCGTCAAGGTGCTCTCGCAGCAGGCCGGCGTGGCCTCCTTCGCGGTGGTGGCCAACCAGGCCGCCGACTTCCAGGGGCGCGACGTCTTCCGGCGCCTCACCCAGGTGACCGAGCGGTTCCTGCCGGCCAAGCTCACCTACCTGGGCCACGTGCCGCGCGACGAGAACCTGCAGCGGGCCGTGCAGGTGCAGCAGCCGGTGGTCGATCTCTACCCACGGTCGCCGGCCAGCCGCGCCCTGCAGGTCCTGGCCGACGCCCTGCTGGCCTCGCCCGCCCCGGCCGCGCTGCAGGGCGGCGTCAAGCTGTTCTGGCAGCAGCTGCTCGAGGAGCGCGCGCCCGGGGCCTGA
- a CDS encoding FliA/WhiG family RNA polymerase sigma factor: MNRAVAKYGGSGGGDPERELLKRHGPLLDRIARRLSARTGHAVQPEDLWSAGAMGLIEAARRFDAGRDVKFETFAEHRIRGAMIDEMRRMDHLPRRLRDDADQVERAHARLAQQLQREPTVEEVAEAVGAPLEDVMEVMQLLQPAVPMAEELAASEAPAADEAYGQHQRQRALAGAIAELPERLRILLALYYDEALTYREIARMLGVSEPRVCQLHGDAMKRLRGVFAEPG; encoded by the coding sequence ATGAACCGCGCCGTGGCCAAGTACGGGGGGAGCGGCGGGGGCGACCCCGAGCGGGAGCTGCTCAAGCGCCACGGCCCGCTGCTCGACCGCATCGCGCGGCGCCTCTCGGCGCGCACCGGCCACGCGGTGCAGCCCGAGGACCTGTGGAGCGCCGGCGCCATGGGGCTCATCGAGGCGGCCCGGCGCTTCGACGCCGGCCGCGACGTCAAGTTCGAGACCTTCGCCGAGCACCGCATCCGCGGCGCCATGATCGACGAGATGCGGCGCATGGACCACCTGCCGCGGCGGCTGCGCGACGACGCCGACCAGGTGGAGCGCGCCCACGCCCGGCTGGCCCAGCAGCTCCAGCGGGAGCCCACGGTGGAGGAGGTGGCCGAGGCGGTGGGGGCGCCGCTGGAGGACGTCATGGAGGTCATGCAGCTCCTCCAGCCGGCCGTGCCGATGGCCGAGGAGCTGGCGGCCAGCGAGGCGCCGGCGGCCGACGAGGCCTACGGCCAGCACCAGCGGCAGCGGGCCCTGGCCGGCGCCATCGCCGAGCTGCCGGAGCGGCTGCGCATCCTGCTGGCGCTCTACTACGACGAGGCGCTCACCTACCGCGAGATCGCCCGCATGCTGGGGGTCTCCGAGCCGCGCGTCTGCCAGCTGCACGGCGACGCCATGAAGCGGCTGCGCGGGGTCTTCGCCGAGCCGGGGTGA
- a CDS encoding flagellar FliJ family protein: protein MPDVEPKTRLDKLVQVRERGEDSALEGLARAQSGLGRATERLAGLRQVARTDGRSRGSAELWLLEETAHVRALQDVRGAERELAQAARREQLARVGYTAAHRDAEAARRVQEKKRSEIRDEREKREQRSMDELATVRFNARAALP, encoded by the coding sequence ATGCCTGACGTGGAACCGAAGACCCGACTCGACAAGCTGGTCCAGGTGCGCGAGCGCGGCGAGGACAGCGCGCTCGAGGGCCTGGCCCGGGCCCAGTCGGGCCTGGGGCGTGCCACGGAGCGGCTCGCCGGCCTGCGCCAGGTCGCGCGGACCGACGGCCGCAGCCGTGGGTCGGCCGAGCTCTGGCTGCTGGAGGAGACCGCCCACGTCCGGGCGCTGCAGGACGTGCGCGGCGCCGAGCGCGAGCTGGCCCAGGCGGCCCGGCGGGAGCAGCTGGCGCGGGTGGGCTACACCGCGGCCCACCGCGACGCCGAGGCGGCGCGCCGGGTCCAGGAGAAGAAGCGCTCGGAGATCCGCGACGAGCGGGAGAAGCGCGAGCAGCGCTCGATGGACGAGCTGGCCACGGTGCGCTTCAACGCCCGCGCCGCCCTGCCCTGA
- a CDS encoding flagellar hook basal-body protein: MADGIYISMCGAVARAEQLDSIADNLANAQTPGFKASRPAFETFLSPSGAQDKHYAAAVATATDLRAGPTTHSGNPLDVLPDEGAFLAVRTQAGGTAYTRDGRLTLDAARRLVSGAGQPVLDDQGHPIVIPPDLTPTVDDRGRVHAGALEVGQLALVRLEGPVDRLGPASLAPGQGGRAVPVEASVRTGEIELGNASALEATIGMVSAQRSYDTAMQAIQTYRQLDQRAAELGRTR; the protein is encoded by the coding sequence ATGGCGGACGGCATCTACATCAGCATGTGCGGGGCGGTGGCCCGGGCGGAGCAGCTCGACTCCATCGCCGACAACCTCGCCAACGCCCAGACCCCGGGGTTCAAGGCCTCCAGGCCGGCCTTCGAGACCTTCCTCTCCCCCAGCGGGGCCCAGGACAAGCACTACGCCGCCGCCGTGGCCACGGCCACCGACCTGCGCGCCGGCCCCACCACCCACAGCGGCAACCCCCTGGACGTGCTGCCGGACGAGGGCGCCTTCCTGGCCGTGCGCACCCAGGCGGGCGGGACGGCCTACACCCGCGACGGCCGGTTGACGCTGGACGCCGCCCGGCGCCTCGTTTCTGGCGCGGGCCAGCCGGTCCTGGACGACCAGGGCCACCCCATCGTCATCCCACCCGACCTCACCCCCACCGTGGACGACCGCGGCCGGGTCCACGCCGGGGCGCTGGAGGTGGGGCAGCTGGCGCTGGTCCGGCTGGAGGGGCCGGTGGACCGGCTCGGGCCCGCCTCGCTGGCCCCCGGCCAGGGCGGCCGCGCCGTGCCGGTGGAGGCCTCGGTCCGCACCGGGGAGATCGAGCTCGGCAACGCCAGCGCCCTGGAGGCCACCATCGGGATGGTCTCGGCCCAGCGCTCCTACGACACCGCCATGCAGGCCATCCAGACGTACCGCCAGCTCGACCAGCGCGCCGCCGAGCTGGGCCGCACCCGCTAG
- the flgG gene encoding flagellar basal-body rod protein FlgG, translating to MLRSLYTAATGMEAQTLRMDVISNNLANTSTTGFKRVRAEFEDLLSETLRGAAAPDPRGGTPPSPLQVGLGVRTGTTTRSWAQGDMMATQNKLDFAVEGSGFFQVQRPDGTLAYTRAGNFRIDATGRLVTQRGELVEPGITVPSDTLDLSANPDGTLFAKVAGSSTPQEIGRLDLATFPNAGGLEAIGGNLFVQTVGSGEALVVRPGEQGAGTLAQGYLEGANVKAVEEMIDMISTQRAYELNSKVISTADQMLQRLTTMR from the coding sequence ATGCTCCGATCGCTCTACACCGCCGCCACCGGGATGGAAGCCCAGACGCTCCGCATGGACGTCATCTCGAACAACCTGGCCAACACCAGCACCACCGGCTTCAAGCGGGTGCGGGCCGAGTTCGAGGACCTGCTCAGCGAGACCCTGCGCGGCGCCGCCGCCCCGGACCCGCGCGGCGGCACGCCCCCCTCCCCGCTGCAGGTGGGCCTGGGCGTGCGCACCGGCACCACCACCCGGAGCTGGGCCCAGGGCGACATGATGGCCACCCAGAACAAGCTCGACTTCGCCGTCGAGGGCAGCGGCTTCTTCCAGGTGCAGCGCCCCGACGGCACCCTGGCCTACACCCGCGCCGGCAACTTCCGCATCGACGCCACCGGCCGCCTGGTGACCCAGCGCGGCGAGCTGGTCGAGCCGGGCATTACCGTGCCCAGCGACACCCTCGACCTGTCGGCCAACCCGGACGGCACGCTCTTCGCCAAGGTGGCGGGCAGCAGCACGCCCCAGGAGATCGGCCGCCTCGACCTGGCCACCTTCCCCAACGCCGGCGGCCTGGAGGCCATCGGCGGCAACCTCTTCGTGCAGACCGTGGGCAGCGGCGAGGCCCTGGTGGTGCGGCCGGGCGAGCAGGGGGCCGGCACCCTGGCCCAGGGCTACCTGGAGGGCGCCAACGTCAAGGCCGTGGAGGAGATGATCGACATGATCTCCACCCAGCGCGCCTACGAGCTCAACTCCAAGGTCATCTCCACCGCCGACCAGATGCTGCAGCGCCTCACCACCATGCGCTGA
- a CDS encoding flagellar basal body L-ring protein FlgH — translation MMTPRHPAAWPLLGTLLLTACGNGHIDKYVPKTRAPPVPEASPASAQSGSDGSLWREGLSASNLYTDARALRENDLVVVKVEEIADAKRSADTDLNRNSHTEAALKALMQATAQSYSLGGGVDTTFKGNGSTARTERLTATVPCIVKKVLPNGNLFIEGHRVVLVNSEEQHFYLSGVVRPIDIDQENSVKSSVVGEAEVEFTGRGVLSDNQRQGWLSRAFSWLWPF, via the coding sequence ATGATGACCCCCCGCCACCCCGCCGCCTGGCCGCTCCTCGGCACCCTGCTGCTGACCGCCTGCGGCAACGGGCACATCGACAAGTACGTGCCCAAGACCCGGGCCCCCCCGGTGCCGGAGGCCTCGCCCGCCAGCGCCCAGTCGGGCAGCGACGGCAGCCTGTGGCGCGAGGGGCTCTCGGCCTCCAACCTCTACACCGACGCGCGCGCCCTGCGGGAGAACGACCTGGTGGTGGTGAAGGTGGAGGAGATCGCCGACGCCAAGCGCTCCGCCGACACCGACCTCAACCGCAACAGCCACACCGAGGCGGCCCTGAAGGCGCTCATGCAGGCCACCGCGCAGTCCTACAGCCTGGGCGGCGGGGTGGACACCACCTTCAAGGGCAACGGCTCCACCGCCCGCACCGAGCGGCTCACCGCCACCGTCCCGTGCATCGTCAAGAAGGTGCTGCCCAACGGCAACCTCTTCATCGAGGGGCACCGGGTGGTGCTGGTGAACAGCGAGGAGCAGCACTTCTACCTCTCCGGCGTGGTGCGCCCCATCGACATCGACCAGGAGAACAGCGTCAAGAGCTCGGTGGTGGGCGAGGCCGAGGTGGAGTTCACCGGCCGCGGCGTGCTCTCCGACAACCAGCGCCAGGGCTGGCTGTCCCGCGCCTTCTCCTGGCTCTGGCCGTTCTAG
- a CDS encoding flagellar basal body P-ring protein FlgI, with product MLAMLALAALAAPAPARAARIKDITDVMGVRENALYGYGLVVGLAGTGDTERILFTQQSIAGMLGRLGVRVDPREVRARNVAAVMVTAKLPPFARPGTRIDVAVASMGNARSIAGGVLLVTPLAGGDGKVYAVGQGSVQVAGFDTGFGGSSVRKNTPTSGRISGGATVERALTVDLAAGPITLALRRPDLTTASRIAAAVNQQVGPGTARATDPAGVVVTLPEASKEDPVGFLSSLEGLEVEADQRAKVVVSERTGTVVAGDGVRIRAVAISHGGLQVRVQTTPVFSQPGAFGQGTSLQGSLDRVNAAEGATGSVALPATTTVEELAKALSTLGAGPRDLIAVLEAMKAAGALDADLEVLQ from the coding sequence ATGCTGGCCATGCTGGCGCTGGCCGCGCTGGCCGCGCCGGCGCCGGCCCGGGCCGCCCGCATCAAGGACATCACCGACGTCATGGGGGTGCGCGAGAACGCCCTCTACGGCTACGGCCTGGTGGTGGGCCTGGCCGGCACCGGCGACACCGAGCGCATCCTCTTCACCCAGCAGTCGATCGCCGGCATGCTCGGCCGGCTGGGCGTGCGGGTCGACCCCCGCGAGGTGCGGGCCCGCAACGTGGCGGCGGTGATGGTGACCGCCAAGCTGCCCCCCTTCGCCCGCCCCGGCACCCGCATCGACGTGGCCGTCGCCTCCATGGGCAACGCCCGCTCCATCGCCGGCGGGGTGCTGCTGGTGACGCCCCTGGCCGGCGGCGACGGCAAGGTCTACGCGGTCGGGCAGGGCTCGGTGCAGGTGGCCGGCTTCGACACCGGCTTCGGCGGGTCCTCGGTGCGCAAGAACACCCCCACCTCCGGCCGCATCTCCGGGGGCGCCACGGTGGAGCGCGCCCTCACGGTGGACCTGGCGGCCGGCCCCATCACCCTGGCGCTGCGTCGCCCCGACCTGACCACCGCCAGCCGCATCGCCGCCGCCGTCAACCAGCAGGTGGGCCCCGGCACGGCCAGGGCCACCGACCCGGCCGGCGTGGTGGTGACGCTGCCCGAGGCCAGCAAGGAGGACCCGGTGGGCTTCCTCTCCTCGCTCGAGGGGCTGGAGGTCGAGGCCGACCAGCGGGCCAAGGTGGTGGTGTCCGAGCGCACCGGCACGGTGGTGGCCGGCGACGGGGTGCGCATCCGGGCGGTGGCCATCAGCCACGGCGGCCTGCAGGTGCGCGTCCAGACCACCCCGGTCTTCTCCCAGCCCGGCGCGTTCGGGCAGGGCACCTCGCTGCAGGGCTCGCTCGACCGGGTCAACGCCGCCGAGGGCGCCACCGGCTCGGTGGCGCTGCCCGCCACCACCACCGTGGAGGAGCTGGCCAAGGCCCTCTCCACCCTGGGGGCCGGGCCGCGCGACCTCATCGCCGTGCTGGAGGCCATGAAGGCCGCCGGCGCCCTCGACGCCGACCTCGAGGTCCTGCAGTGA